The Lepus europaeus isolate LE1 chromosome 21, mLepTim1.pri, whole genome shotgun sequence genome has a window encoding:
- the VPS37D gene encoding vacuolar protein sorting-associated protein 37D: MYRARAARAGPEPGSPGRFGILSTGQLRDLLQDEPKLDRIVRLSRKFQGLQLEREACLASNYALAKENLALRPRLEMGRAALAIKYQELREVAENCADKLQRLEESVQRWSPHCALGWLQAELEEAEQDAEEQMEQLLLGEQSLEAFLPAFQRGRALAHLRRTQAEKLQELLRHRRERSAQPAPAAAAADPPKPFPAPAVPPAGAARGPAAAVPRSLPPLDSRPVPPLKGSPGCPLGPAPLLSPRPSQPEPPHR, translated from the exons ATGTACCGGGCCCGGGCGGCGCGGGCGGGGCCGGAGCCCGGCAGCCCGGGGCGCTTTGGGATCCTCAGCACCGGGCAGCTCCGGGACCTGCTGCAGGATGAGCCCAAGCTGGACCGGATCGTGCGGCTCAGCAGGAAG TTCCAGGGCCTGCAGCTGGAACGCGAGGCCTGCCTGGCCTCCAACTACGCGCTGGCCAAAGAGAACCTGGCCCTGCGGCCCCGCCTGGAGATGGGCCGGGCCGCCCTGGCCATCAAGTATCAGGAGCTGCGAGAGGTGGCTGAGAACTGCGCTGACAAGCTGCAGCGACTGG AGGAGAGCGTGCAGCGCTGGAGCCCCCACTGCGCGCTGGGCTGGCTGCAGGCCGAGCTGGAGGAGGCTGAGCAGGACGCGGAG GAGCAGATGGAGCAGCTGCTACTAGGGGAGCAGAGCTTGGaggccttcctgcctgccttccagcGAGGCCGCGCCCTGGCCCACCTGAGGCGGACCCAGGCCGAGAAGCTGCAGGAGCTGCTGCGGCACCGCCGGGAGCGGTCTGCCCAgccggcccccgccgccgccgccgcggaccCCCCCAAGCCCTTCCCCGCGCCAGCCGTCCCGCCCGCGGGGGCTGCCCGGGGGCCAGCCGCCGCcgtgccccggagcctgcccccCTTGGACTCCCGCCCAGTGCCCCCGCTGAAGGGCTCCCCAGGGTgcccccttggccctgccccccTCCTGAGCCCTAGGCCCTCGCAGCCAGAGCCCCCCCACCGGTAG